In Myotis daubentonii chromosome 16, mMyoDau2.1, whole genome shotgun sequence, one DNA window encodes the following:
- the ITGA2B gene encoding integrin alpha-IIb isoform X2, producing the protein MARALCPLHALWLLEWVQMLLGPGAAPPAWALNLDPVRLTFYTGPNGSHFGFSLDFYKDSHGSVAIVVGAPRIRGRSQEETGGVFLCPWRAEGGQCSSLSFDLNDETRTVGSQTFQTFKAGQGLGASVVSWSDNIVACAPWQHWNVVDKTEEAEKTPVGGCFLAQLQNAGRAEFSPCRGNTMSRVHKQQEFWEDKRYCEAGFSAAVTQAGELVLGAPGGFFFLGLLARAPIADIFRNYHPGTLLWHVGTQRLTFDSNKPEYFDGYRGYSVAVGEFDGNPNTTEYVFGAPTWSWTLGAVEILLSNYRTLHRVHGEQVASYFGHSVAVTDVNGDGRHDLLVGAPLYMDSRADRKLAEVGRVYLFLQPRGSHALGTPSLLLTGTQLYGRFGSAIAPLGDLNRDNYNDVAVAAPYGGPSGRGQVQVFLGQSEGLSSRPSQVLDSPFSTGSGFGFSLRGATDIDDNGYPDLLVGAYGADKVAVYRAQPVVTATVQLLVEGSLNPAVKKCDLPKTEMQVSCFNIQVCVGATGHNVPQKLGLNAELQLDRQKPRQGRRVLLLNSQQASTTLHLDLGGRHSPICHTTTAFLRDEADFRDKLSPIVLSVNVSLQPEKDGLAPALVLQGDTHVQEQTRIILDCGEDDLCVPQLQLTASVTTGAPLLIGADNVLELKIDAANDGEGAYEAELAVHLPQGAHYMRAVSNVQGFERLVCNQKKENETKVVLCELGNPMKRNVRAGITMLVSVENLEEAGEQVSFRLQIRSKNSQNPNSEEVVLDVPVRAGAHVELRGSSFPAFLVVAAEDGNRENVSDTWGPKVEHTYELHNNGPSTVSGLHLSIHLPGQSQSSDLLYILDIQLQGGLQCSPQPSPNPLKLDLGVPTPIPSPASRGHHKRDRRQAFLSGSKQPSRLQDPVLVSCDSAPCTVVQCELQEMERGQRAMVTVHALLWLPSLRQRPLDQFVLQSQAWFNVSSLPYTVPALSLPSGEALVGFFKRNRPPLEEDDEEEE; encoded by the exons ATGGCCAGAGCTTTGTGTCCACTTCATGCCCTCTGGCTTCTGGAGTGGGTGCAGATGCTCTTGGGGCCCGGTGCTGCCCCTCCAGCCTGGGCCTTGAACCTGGACCCAGTGCGGCTCACCTTCTACACAGGCCCCAATGGCAGCCACTTTGGGTTTTCATTGGACTTCTACAAGGACAGCCATGGGAG CGTGGCCATCGTGGTGGGCGCCCCGCGGATCCGAGGCCGCAGTCAAGAGGAGACTGGCGGCGTGTTCCTGTGCCCCTGGAGGGCCGAGGGCGGCCAGTGCTCGTCTCTGTCCTTCGACCTTA ATGATGAGACCCGAACAGTAGGCTCCCAGACCTTCCAAACCTTCAAGGCCGGGCAAGGACTAGGGGCGTCGGTTGTCAGCTGGAGCGACAACATTGTG gcctgcgccCCCTGGCAGCACTGGAACGTCGTAGATAAGACGGAGGAGGCGGAGAAGACGCCCGTGGGGGGCTGCTTCCTGGCCCAGCTGCAGAACGCGGGGCGCGCGGAGTTCTCGCCCTGTCGCGGCAACACCATGAGCCGCGTGCACAAGCAGCAGGAATTCT GGGAAGACAAGCGCTACTGCGAAGCGGGCTTCAGCGCCGCTGTCACTCAG GCTGGAGAGCTGGTGCTCGGGGCCCCTGGCGGCTTCTTTTTCTTAG GGCTCCTGGCGCGGGCTCCGATCGCAGACATCTTCAGGAACTACCACCCGGGCACCCTCTTGTGGCACGTGGGCACCCAGCGCCTCACCTTCGACTCCAACAAACCAGAGTACTTCGACGGCTACCGGG GGTACTCGGTGGCCGTCGGCGAGTTCGACGGGAACCCCAACACAACAG AATATGTCTTCGGTGCCCCCACCTGGAGCTGGACCCTGGGAGCC GTGGAAATCTTGCTCTCCAACTACCGGACGCTGCACCGGGTGCACGGAGAGCAG GTGGCTTCGTATTTCGGGCACTCGGTGGCCGTCACCGACGTCAACGGggacgg GAGGCACGACCTGCTGGTGGGCGCGCCCCTGTACATGGACAGCCGCGCTGACCGCAAGCTGGCCGAGGTGGGGCGCGTGTACTTGTTCCTGCAGCCTCGGGGTTCCCACGCGCTGggcacccccagcctcctcctgacTGGCACCCAGCTCTATGGGCGATTTGGCTCAGCCATCGCGCCTCTGGGCGACCTCAACCGGGACAACTACAACG ATGTTGCAGTGGCCGCCCCCTACGGGGGCCCCAGCGGTCGGGGCCAAGTGCAGGTGTTCCTGGGCCAGAGTGAGGGGCTCAgctcccgcccctcccaggtCCTGGACAGCCCCTTCTCCACGGGCTCTGGCTTCGGCTTCTCCCTGCGAGGTGCCACAGACATCGATGACAATGGATACCCAG ACCTATTGGTGGGAGCATACGGGGCTGACAAGGTGGCTGTGTACAG AGCTCAGCCGGTGGTGACGGCCACTGTCCAGCTGCTGGTAGAAGGTTCGCTGAATCCTGCCGTGAAGAAATGTGACCTGCCCAAGACAGAGATGCAAGTGAGCTG CTTTAACATCCAGGTGTGTGTAGGAGCCACTGGACACAATGTTCCTCAGAAGCTGG GCCTAAATGCTGAGCTGCAGCTGGACCGGCAGAAGCCCCGCCAGGGCCGGAGGGTCCTCCTGCTGAACTCGCAACAGGCGAGCACCACCCTGCACCTGGACCTGGGGGGGAGGCACAGCCCCATCTGCCACACCACCACGGCCTTCCTCCGG GACGAGGCCGACTTCCGGGACAAGCTGAGCCCCATTGTGCTCAGCGTCAATGTGTCCCTGCAGCCCGAGAAGGATGGACTGGCGCCCGCTCTTGTGCTGCAGGGAGACACCCACGTCCAGGAGCAG ACCCGCATCATCCTGGACTGCGGGGAAGATGACCTGTGTGTGCCCCAGCTTCAGCTCACCGCCAGCGT GACGACGGGTGCCCCGCTCCTAATTGGAGCCGATAACGTGTTGGAGCTAAAGATAGATGCAGCCAATGACGGGGAGGGGGCCTATGAGGCTGAGCTGGCCGTGCACCTGCCCCAAGGTGCCCACTACATGCGGGCCGTCAGCAACGTCCAG GGCTTTGAGAGGCTGGTCTGTAACCAGAAGAAGGAGAACGAGACCAAGGTGGTGCTGTGTGAGCTGGGCAACCCCATGAAGAGGAATGTCCGG GCAGGAATCACCATGTTGGTGAGTGTGGAGAACCTGGAAGAGGCTGGGGAGCAAGTGTCCTTCCGGCTGCAGATCAGGAG caagAACAGCCAGAATCCAAACAGTGAGGAGGTGGTGCTGGATGTGCCAGTCCGTGCGGGGGCCCACGTGGAGCTTCGAGG GAGCTCCTTTCCAGCCTTCCTGGTGGTGGCGGCGGAAGACGGCAACAGGGAGAACGTCTCAGACACCTGGGGCCCCAAAGTGGAGCACACCTATGAG CTCCACAACAACGGCCCTAGCACTGTCAGCGGCCTCCACCTCAGCATCCACCTCCCTGGCCAGTCCCAGTCCTCTGACCTGCTCTATATCCTGGATATACAGCTTCAGGGGGGGCTTCAGTgctccccacagccctcccccaaccccctcaag CTGGACTTGGGGGTGCCCACCCCAATTCCTTCCCCCGCTTCCCGGGGCCACCACAAGCGGGATCGCAGGCAGGCGTTCCTGTCAGGGTCCAAGCAGCCATCGAGGCTTCAGGATCCAGTTCTTGTG AGCTGCGACTCGGCGCCCTGTACTGTGGTGCAGTGTGAGCTGCAGGAGATGGAGCGCGGGCAGCGGGCCATGGTCACGGTGCACGCCTTGCTGTGGCTGCCCAGCCTCCGCCAG agGCCCCTGGATCAATTTGTGCTGCAGTCGCAGGCTTGGTTCAAtgtctcctcccttccctacacCGTGCCCGCCCTCAGCCTGCCCAGTGGAGAAGCTCTG GTTGGCTTCTTCAAGCGGAATCGGCCTCCCCTGGAGGAAGATGATGAAGAGGAGGAGTGA
- the ITGA2B gene encoding integrin alpha-IIb isoform X1, whose amino-acid sequence MARALCPLHALWLLEWVQMLLGPGAAPPAWALNLDPVRLTFYTGPNGSHFGFSLDFYKDSHGSVAIVVGAPRIRGRSQEETGGVFLCPWRAEGGQCSSLSFDLNDETRTVGSQTFQTFKAGQGLGASVVSWSDNIVACAPWQHWNVVDKTEEAEKTPVGGCFLAQLQNAGRAEFSPCRGNTMSRVHKQQEFWEDKRYCEAGFSAAVTQAGELVLGAPGGFFFLGLLARAPIADIFRNYHPGTLLWHVGTQRLTFDSNKPEYFDGYRGYSVAVGEFDGNPNTTEYVFGAPTWSWTLGAVEILLSNYRTLHRVHGEQVASYFGHSVAVTDVNGDGRHDLLVGAPLYMDSRADRKLAEVGRVYLFLQPRGSHALGTPSLLLTGTQLYGRFGSAIAPLGDLNRDNYNDVAVAAPYGGPSGRGQVQVFLGQSEGLSSRPSQVLDSPFSTGSGFGFSLRGATDIDDNGYPDLLVGAYGADKVAVYRAQPVVTATVQLLVEGSLNPAVKKCDLPKTEMQVSCFNIQVCVGATGHNVPQKLGLNAELQLDRQKPRQGRRVLLLNSQQASTTLHLDLGGRHSPICHTTTAFLRDEADFRDKLSPIVLSVNVSLQPEKDGLAPALVLQGDTHVQEQTRIILDCGEDDLCVPQLQLTASVTTGAPLLIGADNVLELKIDAANDGEGAYEAELAVHLPQGAHYMRAVSNVQGFERLVCNQKKENETKVVLCELGNPMKRNVRAGITMLVSVENLEEAGEQVSFRLQIRSKNSQNPNSEEVVLDVPVRAGAHVELRGSSFPAFLVVAAEDGNRENVSDTWGPKVEHTYELHNNGPSTVSGLHLSIHLPGQSQSSDLLYILDIQLQGGLQCSPQPSPNPLKLDLGVPTPIPSPASRGHHKRDRRQAFLSGSKQPSRLQDPVLVSCDSAPCTVVQCELQEMERGQRAMVTVHALLWLPSLRQRPLDQFVLQSQAWFNVSSLPYTVPALSLPSGEALVQTQLLRALEERDVPIWWVLVGVLSGLLLLTLLVLAMWKVGFFKRNRPPLEEDDEEEE is encoded by the exons ATGGCCAGAGCTTTGTGTCCACTTCATGCCCTCTGGCTTCTGGAGTGGGTGCAGATGCTCTTGGGGCCCGGTGCTGCCCCTCCAGCCTGGGCCTTGAACCTGGACCCAGTGCGGCTCACCTTCTACACAGGCCCCAATGGCAGCCACTTTGGGTTTTCATTGGACTTCTACAAGGACAGCCATGGGAG CGTGGCCATCGTGGTGGGCGCCCCGCGGATCCGAGGCCGCAGTCAAGAGGAGACTGGCGGCGTGTTCCTGTGCCCCTGGAGGGCCGAGGGCGGCCAGTGCTCGTCTCTGTCCTTCGACCTTA ATGATGAGACCCGAACAGTAGGCTCCCAGACCTTCCAAACCTTCAAGGCCGGGCAAGGACTAGGGGCGTCGGTTGTCAGCTGGAGCGACAACATTGTG gcctgcgccCCCTGGCAGCACTGGAACGTCGTAGATAAGACGGAGGAGGCGGAGAAGACGCCCGTGGGGGGCTGCTTCCTGGCCCAGCTGCAGAACGCGGGGCGCGCGGAGTTCTCGCCCTGTCGCGGCAACACCATGAGCCGCGTGCACAAGCAGCAGGAATTCT GGGAAGACAAGCGCTACTGCGAAGCGGGCTTCAGCGCCGCTGTCACTCAG GCTGGAGAGCTGGTGCTCGGGGCCCCTGGCGGCTTCTTTTTCTTAG GGCTCCTGGCGCGGGCTCCGATCGCAGACATCTTCAGGAACTACCACCCGGGCACCCTCTTGTGGCACGTGGGCACCCAGCGCCTCACCTTCGACTCCAACAAACCAGAGTACTTCGACGGCTACCGGG GGTACTCGGTGGCCGTCGGCGAGTTCGACGGGAACCCCAACACAACAG AATATGTCTTCGGTGCCCCCACCTGGAGCTGGACCCTGGGAGCC GTGGAAATCTTGCTCTCCAACTACCGGACGCTGCACCGGGTGCACGGAGAGCAG GTGGCTTCGTATTTCGGGCACTCGGTGGCCGTCACCGACGTCAACGGggacgg GAGGCACGACCTGCTGGTGGGCGCGCCCCTGTACATGGACAGCCGCGCTGACCGCAAGCTGGCCGAGGTGGGGCGCGTGTACTTGTTCCTGCAGCCTCGGGGTTCCCACGCGCTGggcacccccagcctcctcctgacTGGCACCCAGCTCTATGGGCGATTTGGCTCAGCCATCGCGCCTCTGGGCGACCTCAACCGGGACAACTACAACG ATGTTGCAGTGGCCGCCCCCTACGGGGGCCCCAGCGGTCGGGGCCAAGTGCAGGTGTTCCTGGGCCAGAGTGAGGGGCTCAgctcccgcccctcccaggtCCTGGACAGCCCCTTCTCCACGGGCTCTGGCTTCGGCTTCTCCCTGCGAGGTGCCACAGACATCGATGACAATGGATACCCAG ACCTATTGGTGGGAGCATACGGGGCTGACAAGGTGGCTGTGTACAG AGCTCAGCCGGTGGTGACGGCCACTGTCCAGCTGCTGGTAGAAGGTTCGCTGAATCCTGCCGTGAAGAAATGTGACCTGCCCAAGACAGAGATGCAAGTGAGCTG CTTTAACATCCAGGTGTGTGTAGGAGCCACTGGACACAATGTTCCTCAGAAGCTGG GCCTAAATGCTGAGCTGCAGCTGGACCGGCAGAAGCCCCGCCAGGGCCGGAGGGTCCTCCTGCTGAACTCGCAACAGGCGAGCACCACCCTGCACCTGGACCTGGGGGGGAGGCACAGCCCCATCTGCCACACCACCACGGCCTTCCTCCGG GACGAGGCCGACTTCCGGGACAAGCTGAGCCCCATTGTGCTCAGCGTCAATGTGTCCCTGCAGCCCGAGAAGGATGGACTGGCGCCCGCTCTTGTGCTGCAGGGAGACACCCACGTCCAGGAGCAG ACCCGCATCATCCTGGACTGCGGGGAAGATGACCTGTGTGTGCCCCAGCTTCAGCTCACCGCCAGCGT GACGACGGGTGCCCCGCTCCTAATTGGAGCCGATAACGTGTTGGAGCTAAAGATAGATGCAGCCAATGACGGGGAGGGGGCCTATGAGGCTGAGCTGGCCGTGCACCTGCCCCAAGGTGCCCACTACATGCGGGCCGTCAGCAACGTCCAG GGCTTTGAGAGGCTGGTCTGTAACCAGAAGAAGGAGAACGAGACCAAGGTGGTGCTGTGTGAGCTGGGCAACCCCATGAAGAGGAATGTCCGG GCAGGAATCACCATGTTGGTGAGTGTGGAGAACCTGGAAGAGGCTGGGGAGCAAGTGTCCTTCCGGCTGCAGATCAGGAG caagAACAGCCAGAATCCAAACAGTGAGGAGGTGGTGCTGGATGTGCCAGTCCGTGCGGGGGCCCACGTGGAGCTTCGAGG GAGCTCCTTTCCAGCCTTCCTGGTGGTGGCGGCGGAAGACGGCAACAGGGAGAACGTCTCAGACACCTGGGGCCCCAAAGTGGAGCACACCTATGAG CTCCACAACAACGGCCCTAGCACTGTCAGCGGCCTCCACCTCAGCATCCACCTCCCTGGCCAGTCCCAGTCCTCTGACCTGCTCTATATCCTGGATATACAGCTTCAGGGGGGGCTTCAGTgctccccacagccctcccccaaccccctcaag CTGGACTTGGGGGTGCCCACCCCAATTCCTTCCCCCGCTTCCCGGGGCCACCACAAGCGGGATCGCAGGCAGGCGTTCCTGTCAGGGTCCAAGCAGCCATCGAGGCTTCAGGATCCAGTTCTTGTG AGCTGCGACTCGGCGCCCTGTACTGTGGTGCAGTGTGAGCTGCAGGAGATGGAGCGCGGGCAGCGGGCCATGGTCACGGTGCACGCCTTGCTGTGGCTGCCCAGCCTCCGCCAG agGCCCCTGGATCAATTTGTGCTGCAGTCGCAGGCTTGGTTCAAtgtctcctcccttccctacacCGTGCCCGCCCTCAGCCTGCCCAGTGGAGAAGCTCTG GTCCAGACGCAGCTGCTTCGGGCCTTGGAGGAGCGGGACGTCCCCATCTGGTGGGTGCTGGTGGGCGTGCTGAGTGGCCTGCTGTTGCTCACACTCCTGGTCCTGGCCATGTGGAAG GTTGGCTTCTTCAAGCGGAATCGGCCTCCCCTGGAGGAAGATGATGAAGAGGAGGAGTGA
- the GPATCH8 gene encoding G patch domain-containing protein 8 isoform X2 has translation MGMGRMEMELDYAEDATERRRVLEVEKEDTEELRQKYKDYVDKEKAIAKALEDLRANFYCELCDKQYQKHQEFDNHINSYDHAHKQRLKDLKQREFARNVSSRSRKDEKKQEKALRRLHELAEQRKQAECAPGSGPMFRPTTVAVDEEGGDDDKDESATNSGMSVPATCGLGSECSTDKGGPFTAVQITNTTGLSQAPGLVSQGVSFGIKNNLGTPLQKLGVSFSFAKKAPVKLESIASVFKDHAEEGTSEDGTKADEKGSDQGLQKVGDSDASSNLDGKKEDEDPQDGGSLASTLSKLKRMKREEGAGATEPEYYHYIPPAHCKVKPNFPFLLFMRASEQMEGGDNTHPKNALESKKSNSPKPKRLSKVAASQGAEKTVSEVSEQQAETSVAEPSEPGSRAETKKASGGDISEQSLESQKSSGIQMCEPNPSKETSHTTPPGKESREGPKHPTGPFFPVLSKDESTALQWPSELLIFTKAEPSISYSCNPLYFDFKLSRNKDARAKGTEKPKDIGGSSKDHLHGLDPGEPNKSKEGGEKVEHSSGDRIDAPASGSSCRGPNKQEPGGSHGSETEDTGRSLPSKKERSGKSHRHKKKKKHKKSNKHKRKHKADPEDKSSKVESGEKSKKRKKRKRKKNKSAPADSERGPKPEPPGSGSPAPPRRRRRAQDDSQRRSLPGEEGSSGKKDESGGGGSSQDHGGRKHKGEPPASSCQRRASTKRSSRSSHRSRPSSGDEDSDDVSSRRLHQKSPSQYSEEEEEEEEEEDSGSEHSHSRSRSGRRHSSHRSSQRSYSSSSEASSDQSCYSRQHSYSDDSYSDYSDRSRRHSKRSHDSDDSDYTSSKHRSKRHKYSSSDDYSLSCSQSRSRSRSHTRDRSRSRGRSRSSSCSRSRSKRRSRSTTAHSWQRSRSYSRDRSRSTRSPSQRSGSRKGSWGHESPEERRSGRRDFIRSKIYRSQSPHYFRSGRGEGHEKKEDGRGDDSKGTGLPSQNSSVSTGRGSESDCSPEDKNSLTAKLLLEKIQSRKVERKLSVSEEVLATPNKAGLKLKDPPQGYFGPKLPPSLGNKPVLPLIGKLPATRKPNTKKCEESGLERGEEQEQSETEEGPPGNSDAPFGHQYPSEETAGPLSDPPPEEPKSEEATTANHPVAPLGTPVHSDCFPGDPTISHNYLPDPSDGDTLESLDSGSQPGPVESSLLPIVPELEHFSSYAPPSGEPSIESADGTEDASLAPLESQPITFTPEEMEKYSKLQQAAQQHIQQQLLAKQVKAFPASAALAPATPALQPIHIQQPATASATSITTVQHAILQHHAAAAAAAIGIHPHPHPQPLAQVHHIPQPHLTPISLSHLTHSIIPGHPATFLASHPIHIIPASAIHPGPFTFHPVPHAALYPTLLAPRPAAAAATALHLHPLLHPIFSGQDLQHPPGHGT, from the exons AGATTGAAAGATCTCAAGCAGAGAGAGTTTGCTCGAAATGTTTCTTCAAGATCCCGCAAGGAtgagaagaaacaggaaaaagcCCTTCGGCGTCTCCATGAGTTGGCAGAGCAAAGAAAACAAGCTGAATG TGCACCTGGAAGTGGTCCTATGTTCAGACCAACCACAGTGGCTGTAGATGAAGAAGGTGGAGATGATGATAAGGATGAATCAGCTACAAATAGTGGCATGAGTGTCCCTGCCACTTGTGGACTAGGATCTGAATGCTCCACAGATAAAGGAGGCCCTTTCACTGCAGTACAAATCACTAATACCACTGGACTGTCGCAGGCTCCTGGGTTAGTCTCCCAAGGTGTCAGCTTTGGCATTAAGAATAATCTGGGTACCCCGTTGCAAAAATTGGGAGTGTCATTTTCTTTTGCCAAGAAGGCTCCTGTCAAACTCGAATCAATAGCATCAGTTTTCAAGGACCACGCAGAGGAAGGAACTTCTGAAGATGGAACAAAAGCTGATGAGAAGGGGTCTGACCAAGGACTGCAGAAGGTGGGAGACTCTGATGCTAGTAGTAATCTCGATGGCAAAAAAGAGGACGAAGACCCTCAGGATGGAGGGTCCCTTGCCTCAACATTATCTAAGTTAAAAAGAATGAAGCGAGAAGAAGGAGCTGGGGCAACAGAGCCAGAGTATTACCACTACATCCCCCCAGCACACTGCAAAGTAAAACCTaattttcccttcctcctctttatGAGAGCTAGCGAACAAATGGAAGGTGGTGATAATACACACCCAAAGAATGCCCTAGAGAGCAAAAAAAGCAATTCTCCCAAGCCTAAACGCTTAAGCAAGGTGGCAGCAAGCCAAGGAGCAGAAAAGACTGTTAGTGAGGTCTCGGAGCAGCAGGCGGAAACCAGTGTGGCTGAGCCCTCAGAACCTGGAAGCAGAGCTGAAACCAAGAAGGCTTCAGGAGGGGACATAAGTGAGCAGAGTTTAGAGAGTCAGAAGTCTTCAGGTATTCAGATGTGTGAGCCTAACCCTTCTAAAGAAACCTCTCATACCACCCCACCAGGAAAAGAAAGCCGTGAGGGACCCAAACATCCTACTGGCCCCTTCTTTCCAGTTTTGAGCAAAGATGAAAGCACTGCCCTCCAGTGGCCATCAGAACTATTAATTTTCACCAAGGCAGAACCCTCCATTTCATACAGTTGTAACCCTTTATACTTTGACTTTAAACTTTCAAGGAACAAAGATGCCAGAGCTAAAGGGACAGAAAAACCAAAGGACATAGGAGGCTCCTCCAAGGACCATCTCCACGGCCTTGATCCTGGTGAGCCAAATAAAagcaaggaaggaggagagaaagtaGAACATTCCTCAGGAGATAGAATAGATGCACCTGCTTCAGGATCTTCCTGTCGCGGCCCGAATAAGCAGGAGCCTGGTGGCAGCCATGGATCAGAAAcagaagacacagggagaagccTTCCTAGCAAGAAGGAACGATCTGGGAAGTCCCACcgacacaaaaagaaaaagaagcacaaAAAATCCAACAAACACAAACGGAAACACAAGGCTGACCCAGAAGACAAAAGCTCTAAGGTTGAGTCTGGGGAGAAGTCTAAGAAGCGCAAGAAACGAAAACGGAAGAAGAATAAGTCAGCCCCGGCAGATTCCGAACGGGGACCCAAACCAGAACCCCCTGGGAGTGGTAGCCCTGCTCCACCAAGAAGACGGCGGCGAGCCCAAGATGATTCCCAGCGGAGATCCCTCCCAGGTGAAGAAGGGAGCAGTGGCAAAAAGGATGAAAGTGGAGGTGGTGGCAGCTCTCAAGATCATGGTGGGAGGAAACATAAAGGTGAACCTCCAGCTTCATCCTGCCAGCGAAGAGCTAGCACCAAACGGAGCAGCCGGTCCAGCCATCGGAGTCGACCCAGCAGTGGAGATGAGGATAGTGATGATGTTTCATCACGCCGGCTGCACCAGAAGTCTCCATCCCAatacagtgaggaggaggaggaggaggaggaagaggaagactcGGGCAGTGAGCATTCCCATAGCCGCTCAAGGTCTGGCCGGCGCCATTCCTCACACCGCTCCTCCCAGCGTTCTTACTCAAGTAGCTCAGAGGCTTCTTCAGACCAGAGCTGCTATAGCAGGCAGCACAGTTATTCTGATGACAGCTATAGTGACTACAGTGACCGATCACGAAGGCACTCAAAGCGCTCCCATGACTCCGATGACTCAGACTACACCAGCTCCAAGCACCGGTCCAAACGGCACAAATATTCATCTTCCGATGACTATAGCCTCAGTTGCAGCCAGTCCCGAAGCCGGTCTCGGAGTCATACCAGAGACCGGTCAAGATCCCGGGGCCGCAGCCGCAGCAGTAGCTGCAGCCGCAGCCGGAGCAAACGGAGAAGCCGGAGTACCACAGCCCACAGCTGGCAGCGAAGCCGCAGCTATAGCCGGGACCGCAGCCGCAGCACCAGAAGCCCTTCCCAAAGATCAGGCTCCAGGAAAGGATCATGGGGTCATGAGAGCCCTGAGGAGAGGCGTTCTGGTCGTCGAGACTTCATTCGCTCCAAAATCTACCGCTCCCAGTCTCCTCATTATTTCCGATCAGGTCGGGGAGAAGGCCATGAGAAAAAGGAAGATGGCAGAGGAGATGATAGTAAAGGGACAGGCCTACCCTCCCAGAACAGCAGTGTTAGCACAGGAAGGGGATCAGAGAGTGACTGCAGCCCTGAAGATAAGAACTCTCTCACTGCCAAACTTCTACTGGAGAAGATCCAGTCAAGGAAAGTGGAGAGGAAACTCAGTGTAAGTGAGGAGGTGCTGGCCACCCCAAATAAAGCTGGGCTCAAGCTCAAGGACCCCCCACAAGGTTACTTTGGGCCCAAGCTCCCCCCCTCTCTTGGCAATAAGCCTGTCCTTCCACTGATAGGGAAACTCCCAGCTACCCGAAAGCCCAACACCAAGAAATGTGAAGAGTCTGGcttagaaagaggggaagagcaaGAACAGTCAGAGACAGAAGAAGGGCCTCCAGGGAATAGTGATGCCCCATTTGGACATCAGTACCCCTCAGAGGAAACCGCTGGCCCCTTATCAGACCCACCTCCAGAAGAGCCAAAATCTGAAGAAGCTACTACTGCTAATCACCCTGTGGCTCCACTAGGCACCCCAGTGCACTCTGATTGCTTTCCTGGGGACCCAACCATCTCCCATAACTACCTCCCTGACCCGAGCGATGGGGACACCCTAGAATCCTTGGATAGTGGCAGTCAACCAGGCCCTGTGGAATCTAGCCTGCTGCCAATAGTGCCAGAACTTGAGCACTTCTCCAGTTATGCACCTCCCAGTGGGGAGCCTAGTATCGAGtcagctgatgggacagaggatgCTTCCCTGGCCCCCCTGGAAAGCCAGCCCATCACCTTCACCCCCGAGGAGATGGAGAAGTACAGCAAACTCCAGCAGGCTGCACAGCAGCACATCCAGCAGCAGCTTCTAGCCAAGCAAGTAAAAGCCTTTCCAGCCTCtgctgccctggccccagccacTCCAGCCCTGCAGCCCATCCACATTCAGCAGCCGGCCACAGCCTCTGCCACCTCCATCACAACTGTTCAGCATGCCATCCTACAGCATCatgctgcagcagctgctgctgccattggcattcacccccaccctcatccccagCCACTTGCCCAAGTACATCATATTCCCCAGCCCCACCTGACCCCCATTTCCTTATCCCACCTCACTCACTCAATCATCCCTGGCCACCCTGCCACCTTTCTCGCTAGCCATCCCATTCACATCATTCCTGCCTCAGCCATCCATCCTGGACCCTTCACCTTCCACCCTGTCCCACATGCTGCCCTCTATCCTACCCTCCTTGCCCCACGGCCTGCTGCAGCAGCTGCCACTGCCCTCCACCTTCACCCACTTCTTCaccccatcttctcaggtcagGACCTGCAGCACCCCCCTGGCCATGGCACATGA